A genomic window from Pseudonocardia broussonetiae includes:
- a CDS encoding sugar phosphate isomerase/epimerase family protein: MARPVTLFTGQWADLPFEEVARLAGEWGYDGLEIACWGDHLNVWAAVEDDTYVQGRRDILDKYGLQVHAISNHLTGQAVCDDPIDARHEAILSPRVWGDGDAEGVRQRAAEAMKTTARAAAKLGVDTVVGFTGSSIWKTVAMFPPVPQSMVDAGYRDFADRWNPILDVFDEVGVRFAHEVHPSEIAYDYWTTVAALEAVEHRPAFGLNWDPSHFVWQDLDPVGFLWDFRDRIYHVDCKDAKRQVGNGRNGRMGSHLAWADPRRGWDFVSTGHGDVPWEACFRMLNTIGYDGPISVEWEDAGMDRLVGAPEALEFVRRQAFDPPSAAFDAAFSSR; this comes from the coding sequence ATGGCACGCCCGGTCACCCTGTTCACCGGCCAATGGGCCGACCTGCCCTTCGAGGAGGTGGCGCGCCTGGCGGGGGAGTGGGGCTACGACGGCCTGGAGATCGCCTGCTGGGGCGACCACCTCAACGTCTGGGCCGCGGTCGAGGACGACACCTACGTCCAGGGCCGCCGCGACATCCTGGACAAGTACGGCCTCCAGGTGCACGCGATCTCCAACCACCTCACCGGGCAGGCCGTCTGCGACGACCCGATCGACGCCCGGCACGAGGCCATCCTGTCGCCGCGGGTCTGGGGCGACGGCGACGCGGAGGGCGTCCGGCAGCGGGCGGCCGAGGCGATGAAGACGACGGCGCGCGCCGCGGCGAAGCTCGGCGTCGACACGGTCGTCGGGTTCACCGGGTCGAGCATCTGGAAGACCGTGGCGATGTTCCCGCCGGTGCCGCAGTCGATGGTCGACGCCGGCTACCGCGACTTCGCCGACCGCTGGAACCCGATCCTCGACGTGTTCGACGAGGTCGGTGTGCGGTTCGCCCACGAGGTCCACCCCAGCGAGATCGCCTACGACTACTGGACGACGGTCGCGGCCCTGGAGGCGGTGGAGCACCGCCCGGCGTTCGGCCTGAACTGGGACCCCAGCCACTTCGTGTGGCAGGACCTCGACCCGGTCGGGTTCCTGTGGGACTTCCGGGACCGGATCTACCACGTCGACTGCAAGGACGCGAAGCGCCAGGTCGGCAACGGCCGCAACGGGCGGATGGGCTCGCACCTGGCGTGGGCCGACCCGCGCCGCGGCTGGGACTTCGTCTCCACCGGGCACGGGGACGTGCCGTGGGAGGCGTGCTTCCGGATGCTCAACACGATAGGCTACGACGGCCCGATCTCCGTGGAGTGGGAGGACGCGGGGATGGACCGGCTCGTCGGTGCGCCCGAGGCGCTGGAGTTCGTGCGCCGCCAGGCCTTCGACCCGCCGTCGGCGGCGTTCGACGCGGCCTTCTCGTCCCGCTAG
- a CDS encoding ring-cleaving dioxygenase, translating to MTDIAPHGLHHVTAVASDPQANVDFYTRALGLRLVKQTVNFDAPDTYHLYYGDAAGSPSTILTFFPWRGVPAGRQGSGLTTATAFSVPPESLGWWQNRIAGMGVEHEGPRTRDGEEVLTFRDPDGLVIDLVAAPGDARSGWDGVADVPAEHAVRGLHAVTLSERLPDPTVELLTGLLGMTAAGEDGDRARFAMAGGGAGAVLDVAADGRAKGLQAGGTVHHVAFRVADRATQALWRSELVEAGLHVTEILDRQYFTSIYFHEPGGVLFEIATDEPGFAVDEPLLELGRSLKLPPWLEPTREQIEASLPPLRVPS from the coding sequence ATGACGGACATCGCGCCCCACGGGCTGCACCACGTCACGGCCGTCGCCTCGGACCCGCAGGCCAACGTCGACTTCTACACCCGCGCGCTCGGGCTGCGGCTGGTCAAGCAGACCGTCAACTTCGACGCGCCCGACACCTACCACCTCTACTACGGCGACGCGGCGGGGTCGCCGTCGACGATCCTCACGTTCTTCCCCTGGCGGGGCGTCCCCGCCGGGCGGCAGGGCAGCGGGCTCACCACGGCGACGGCGTTCAGCGTGCCGCCGGAGTCGCTGGGCTGGTGGCAGAACCGGATCGCGGGGATGGGCGTCGAGCACGAGGGCCCGCGCACCCGCGACGGCGAGGAGGTTCTGACCTTCCGCGACCCGGACGGGTTGGTGATCGACCTCGTTGCCGCGCCGGGCGACGCGCGCTCGGGCTGGGACGGCGTCGCCGACGTGCCCGCCGAGCACGCCGTGCGCGGGCTGCACGCGGTGACGCTGTCGGAGCGCCTGCCCGACCCGACCGTCGAGCTGCTCACCGGTCTGCTCGGGATGACCGCGGCCGGCGAGGACGGCGACCGCGCCCGCTTCGCCATGGCGGGCGGCGGCGCGGGGGCGGTGCTCGACGTCGCCGCCGACGGGCGCGCCAAGGGCCTCCAGGCCGGCGGCACCGTGCACCACGTGGCGTTCCGGGTGGCCGACCGGGCCACGCAGGCGCTCTGGCGCTCCGAGCTCGTCGAGGCCGGGCTGCACGTCACCGAGATCCTCGACCGGCAGTACTTCACCTCGATCTACTTCCACGAACCCGGGGGCGTGCTGTTCGAGATCGCCACCGACGAGCCGGGCTTCGCCGTCGACGAGCCGCTGCTGGAGCTGGGCCGCTCGCTCAAGCTGCCGCCGTGGCTCGAGCCGACGCGCGAGCAGATCGAGGCCTCCCTGCCGCCGCTGCGGGTGCCCTCGTGA
- a CDS encoding L-threonylcarbamoyladenylate synthase has protein sequence MARYFDVHPVDPQRRAITQVADVVRDGGLIAYPTDSCFALGCQLGNAKGLDRIREIRQLDDRHHFTLVCADFAQLGQFVQISNAVFRSVKAATPGQYTFILPATKEVPRRLLHPKKKTVGVRIPDHVVTQALLAELGEPLLSSTLLLPDQEEPMTQGWDIKERLDHAVDAVIDSGECGTEPTTVVDLSGSEPEIVRVGAGDPSRFE, from the coding sequence ATGGCCCGCTACTTCGATGTGCACCCCGTCGACCCGCAGCGGCGGGCGATCACCCAGGTGGCCGACGTCGTGCGCGACGGCGGCCTGATCGCCTACCCCACCGACTCTTGCTTCGCGCTGGGGTGCCAGCTCGGCAACGCCAAGGGGCTCGACCGGATCCGCGAGATCCGCCAGCTCGACGACCGCCACCACTTCACGCTGGTCTGCGCCGACTTCGCGCAGCTGGGCCAGTTCGTGCAGATCAGCAACGCCGTGTTCCGGTCGGTGAAGGCGGCGACGCCGGGCCAGTACACGTTCATCCTGCCGGCCACCAAGGAGGTGCCGCGCCGGCTGCTGCACCCGAAGAAGAAGACCGTCGGCGTGCGCATCCCCGACCACGTCGTCACCCAGGCGCTGCTGGCCGAGCTGGGCGAGCCGCTGCTGTCGTCCACCCTGCTGCTCCCCGACCAGGAGGAGCCGATGACGCAGGGCTGGGACATCAAGGAGCGGCTCGACCACGCCGTCGACGCCGTCATCGACTCGGGGGAGTGCGGCACCGAGCCGACCACGGTCGTCGACCTGTCCGGCTCCGAGCCGGAGATCGTCCGCGTGGGAGCGGGCGACCCGTCCCGGTTCGAGTAG
- a CDS encoding M50 family metallopeptidase gives MIGSVTPGAPVVHIAGFIALLLVTFTGQWAGSLVTIVHEGGHVVMGVLSGRTVTGFHVTEGDANGGATDIPGGWYVSNLFIGVIGYMTAPLLGLAGANLVLDGKAWSLLWASVLLLVFALLHARGFFTNLLVVGYGVLIGWVAVAGSPDLQATVGVLLVWWMLIGEFAGLVVLGVGGKGRGDPALLSRDFLVPGFVWVAWWWFVAVVCLWVGGRRLLGL, from the coding sequence GTGATCGGCTCCGTCACCCCGGGGGCGCCCGTCGTGCACATCGCGGGGTTCATCGCCCTGCTGCTCGTCACGTTCACGGGCCAGTGGGCGGGGTCGCTGGTGACCATCGTCCACGAGGGCGGGCACGTGGTCATGGGGGTGCTCAGCGGCCGGACCGTCACCGGCTTCCACGTGACCGAGGGCGACGCGAACGGGGGCGCGACGGACATCCCCGGCGGGTGGTACGTGTCGAACCTGTTCATCGGCGTGATCGGCTACATGACCGCGCCGCTGCTGGGCCTGGCCGGGGCGAACCTGGTGCTCGACGGCAAGGCGTGGTCGCTCCTCTGGGCGTCGGTGCTCCTGCTCGTCTTCGCCCTGCTGCACGCGCGCGGGTTCTTCACCAACCTCCTCGTCGTCGGCTACGGCGTCCTGATCGGCTGGGTCGCGGTGGCGGGCAGCCCGGACCTCCAGGCGACCGTCGGCGTGCTGCTGGTCTGGTGGATGCTCATCGGCGAGTTCGCCGGGCTGGTGGTGCTCGGCGTCGGCGGCAAGGGCCGGGGCGACCCAGCGCTGCTGTCGCGGGACTTCCTGGTCCCGGGCTTCGTCTGGGTCGCCTGGTGGTGGTTCGTCGCCGTCGTCTGCCTGTGGGTGGGCGGACGACGGCTGCTCGGCCTCTAG
- a CDS encoding substrate-binding domain-containing protein, whose translation MSDSSALARRGFLVGALGVGAALTTACTSNAAAPTAAGTNTAPAAGDNAEPGTPVTIGFSAPAADHGWIAAIAANAQAQAGQYPDVTLEAVNPTNDITQQIAAVETLINQGVDALVILPNDGSQLTSLGRRAMDAGIPVINLDRIFDSPLAYRTWIGGDNYGMGVSAGTYIGTRLREAGVANPIIGEIAGIDNLPLTQARSQGFSDALASFGFAVGPRQAADFTAQGGQRVTANLLQAAPQLDAVWNHDDDQGIGVLAAITQAGRSEFFMVGGAGSANAMREIKADTSVLKATVTYSPTMASSAMALARLVAQNRGMGDLVEKEVPTSITLASATITKENVDTYLPLGFES comes from the coding sequence ATGTCCGACTCGTCCGCTCTCGCGCGCCGCGGTTTCCTCGTCGGCGCCCTCGGTGTGGGTGCCGCGCTGACCACGGCGTGCACCAGCAACGCCGCCGCCCCGACCGCGGCCGGTACCAACACCGCCCCAGCCGCGGGGGACAACGCCGAGCCCGGCACCCCGGTCACGATCGGGTTCTCGGCCCCGGCCGCGGACCACGGCTGGATCGCCGCGATCGCGGCGAACGCGCAGGCGCAGGCCGGGCAGTACCCGGATGTGACGTTGGAGGCGGTGAACCCGACCAACGACATCACCCAGCAGATCGCCGCGGTCGAGACGCTGATCAACCAGGGTGTGGATGCGCTGGTGATCCTGCCCAACGACGGCAGCCAGCTCACCTCGCTGGGCCGTCGGGCGATGGACGCGGGTATCCCGGTGATCAACCTGGACCGGATCTTCGACTCGCCGCTGGCCTACCGGACCTGGATCGGTGGGGACAACTACGGCATGGGCGTGTCGGCGGGCACCTACATCGGGACCCGGCTGCGTGAGGCCGGGGTGGCGAACCCGATCATCGGGGAGATCGCCGGGATCGACAACCTGCCGCTGACCCAGGCGCGGAGCCAGGGGTTCTCCGATGCGCTGGCCTCGTTCGGGTTCGCCGTCGGGCCGCGGCAGGCCGCGGACTTCACCGCCCAGGGCGGGCAGCGGGTGACCGCGAACCTGCTGCAGGCCGCTCCGCAGCTGGACGCGGTGTGGAACCACGACGACGACCAGGGCATCGGCGTCCTGGCGGCGATCACCCAGGCCGGGCGCAGCGAGTTCTTCATGGTCGGCGGCGCGGGCTCGGCCAACGCCATGCGGGAGATCAAGGCCGACACCTCGGTGCTCAAGGCCACCGTCACCTACAGCCCGACGATGGCGTCCTCGGCGATGGCGCTGGCCCGCCTGGTCGCACAGAACCGCGGCATGGGTGACCTGGTCGAGAAGGAGGTGCCGACCTCGATCACGCTGGCCTCGGCCACGATCACCAAGGAGAACGTGGACACCTACCTGCCCCTGGGCTTCGAATCATGA
- a CDS encoding alpha/beta hydrolase encodes MSGPASGPVSAFEHVRLPGEGAPLLLLHGTGGTEHDLLPLREHLAPGAPVLAPRGRVRENGMNRFFRRLAEGVLDEDDLRLRVDELADFVVGVDPGPWVAAGFSNGANTASALLFRRPEVLSGAVLLAAMVPFRDGPASRSGGPVDLSGKRVAVSNGRHDPLVSAAETATLVAQLRGCGATVEEFPHGGGHGIDADVLPHVRAFLGR; translated from the coding sequence GTGAGCGGCCCGGCGTCCGGCCCGGTGAGCGCCTTCGAGCACGTCCGGCTCCCCGGCGAGGGCGCACCGCTGCTGCTCCTGCACGGCACCGGCGGCACCGAGCACGACCTGCTGCCGCTGCGGGAGCACCTGGCGCCGGGCGCACCGGTGCTCGCCCCGCGCGGGCGGGTGCGGGAGAACGGCATGAACCGCTTCTTCCGGCGCCTGGCCGAGGGCGTGCTCGACGAGGACGACCTGCGGCTGCGCGTCGACGAGCTGGCCGACTTCGTCGTCGGCGTCGATCCCGGCCCGTGGGTCGCGGCCGGGTTCTCCAACGGCGCCAACACGGCGTCGGCGCTGCTGTTCCGGCGGCCCGAGGTGCTGTCGGGCGCGGTCCTGCTGGCGGCGATGGTGCCGTTCCGCGACGGGCCCGCCTCCCGGAGCGGTGGCCCGGTCGACCTCTCCGGCAAGCGCGTCGCGGTCTCCAACGGACGCCACGACCCGCTGGTGTCCGCCGCGGAGACGGCGACGCTGGTGGCGCAGCTGCGCGGCTGCGGCGCGACCGTCGAGGAGTTCCCGCACGGCGGCGGTCACGGGATCGATGCGGACGTGTTGCCGCACGTGCGGGCGTTCCTGGGGCGCTAG
- a CDS encoding Gfo/Idh/MocA family protein, translating to MTQARPGLGVGMVGHAFMGAAHSQAWRTAGRFFDLPLTPDMAVLCGRNADTARAAADRLGWRDVETDWKELLTRDDVQLVDVCTPGDTHAAIAIAALDAGKHVLCEKPLANTVDEARAMVAAAQRAQASGVRSMVGFNYRRVPAVSLARRLVEQGRIGEVRHVRASYLQDWIVDPEAPLVWRLQAERAGSGALGDIGAHVVDLAQFVTGDRLSGVSGLTETFVRERPLPSGEGRGPVTVDDAALFVGRFAGGALASFEATRFATGRKNQIRLEVNGSAGSLAFDFEQMNELQFFDGTEDPDVAGFRRILVTEPGHPYAGAWWPPGHGLGYEHTFTHEVVDLVRDVAAGSDPVPSFADGLQVQLVLDAVVRSAAAGSGWQAVEES from the coding sequence ATGACCCAGGCACGGCCCGGTCTGGGCGTCGGCATGGTCGGCCACGCCTTCATGGGGGCCGCCCACTCCCAGGCGTGGCGCACGGCGGGCCGGTTCTTCGACCTCCCGCTCACCCCCGACATGGCCGTGCTGTGCGGGCGCAACGCCGACACGGCCCGCGCCGCGGCCGACCGGCTCGGGTGGCGCGACGTCGAGACGGACTGGAAGGAGCTCCTGACCCGCGACGACGTGCAGCTCGTCGACGTCTGCACCCCCGGCGACACGCACGCGGCGATCGCGATCGCGGCGCTGGACGCGGGCAAGCACGTGCTGTGCGAGAAGCCGCTGGCCAACACCGTCGACGAGGCCCGGGCGATGGTGGCCGCGGCGCAGCGGGCGCAGGCGTCGGGCGTGCGGAGCATGGTCGGCTTCAACTACCGGCGGGTGCCCGCGGTCTCGCTGGCGCGGCGGCTGGTGGAGCAGGGGCGCATCGGCGAGGTCCGCCACGTGCGCGCCAGCTACCTGCAGGACTGGATCGTCGATCCCGAGGCGCCGCTGGTGTGGCGGCTGCAGGCCGAACGCGCCGGGTCGGGGGCACTCGGCGACATCGGCGCGCACGTCGTCGACCTGGCGCAGTTCGTCACCGGCGACCGCCTCTCCGGCGTCAGCGGGCTCACCGAGACCTTCGTCCGCGAGCGCCCGCTGCCGTCGGGGGAGGGCCGGGGACCGGTCACCGTCGACGACGCGGCGCTGTTCGTCGGCCGGTTCGCCGGCGGCGCGCTCGCGAGCTTCGAGGCGACCCGCTTCGCGACCGGGCGCAAGAACCAGATCCGCCTCGAGGTCAACGGCAGCGCGGGCTCGCTCGCGTTCGACTTCGAGCAGATGAACGAGCTCCAGTTCTTCGACGGCACCGAGGACCCGGACGTCGCCGGGTTCCGGCGCATCCTCGTCACCGAACCGGGGCACCCGTACGCGGGAGCCTGGTGGCCGCCCGGCCACGGGCTCGGCTACGAGCACACGTTCACCCACGAGGTCGTCGACCTGGTGCGCGACGTGGCGGCGGGCAGCGACCCCGTCCCGTCGTTCGCCGACGGGCTGCAGGTGCAGCTCGTGCTCGACGCCGTGGTCCGATCCGCCGCCGCGGGCAGCGGCTGGCAGGCAGTGGAGGAGAGCTGA
- a CDS encoding putative bifunctional diguanylate cyclase/phosphodiesterase has protein sequence MTASPHPAVHALRSAVPASGVAAVTAFLLLVGLTTALDGEAQQYAGNLGVLLFAGAAVAGCARASRRSRGRTRQGWAALAVAAASWGLGQVVWTVLEALGITTPFPSWADIGYLGFPTAALVGFALLSPNSGGLATSRRVLDALTIGCGLGLVAWFTVVTSVAENRPLADTAVALAYPIADVVLCTVTVLTLAQTREKPLLWTLLGLSMAGMTTSDVMFSYATADGTYLTGSPVDWGWWAAFLLLGTAGSLITGARQTPRPPVRPTVARAGLLPYLPLGAAVVVASAQSASGRTLGPFAVGLISALVALVLIRQYATIRDNEALARTVQERENELHDLAFHDGLTGLANRALFLDRLGHALDLSARDQRPVSVVFLDLDGFKSVNDSLGHAMGDALLVRVAERLRGRVRAADTLARLGGDEFAVLVEQGPLDGHDATTVARSLLEAFAAPFQIDGRTVTVSASIGVATEEPGADPPGPEQAATLLHRADVAMYAVKDAGRGGGVLVHSPSLGRGNRRDGHALHRAFADALDQGLVRPVFQPVVDPATGRIGALEALARWTHEGVEVPPTTFVPLAARAGLSEHLTRLMLEQSCAQLAQWSRALGHRRLRVAVNVDPTELTDAAMPARVAELFARHDLAPGQLALEITESTMTYRPETALDVLNDLRAVGVRLALDDFGTGYSTLARLSSTPVDTVKIDRYFVADIDHDAQRKRFLVGLFELTRHLGLRTVAEGVERPGQLQELCRVGCDLVQGHLIGRPASAEELTPVVLAEQPVIDTDLLGRVG, from the coding sequence ATGACCGCCTCGCCGCACCCCGCCGTGCACGCGCTGCGCTCCGCCGTGCCCGCATCCGGGGTCGCGGCCGTCACCGCCTTCCTCCTCCTGGTCGGCCTGACGACGGCGCTCGACGGCGAGGCGCAGCAGTACGCGGGCAACCTCGGCGTGCTGCTGTTCGCGGGGGCGGCCGTGGCGGGCTGCGCCCGGGCCTCGCGACGCTCGCGCGGGCGCACCCGGCAGGGGTGGGCGGCCCTGGCCGTCGCGGCGGCCTCCTGGGGCCTCGGGCAGGTCGTCTGGACCGTCCTGGAAGCGCTCGGGATCACCACGCCCTTCCCGTCGTGGGCCGACATCGGCTACCTCGGCTTCCCGACCGCGGCGCTGGTCGGGTTCGCGCTGCTCTCGCCCAACTCCGGCGGCCTCGCGACCTCCCGGCGCGTGCTCGACGCGCTGACGATCGGCTGCGGCCTCGGGCTCGTCGCCTGGTTCACCGTCGTCACCTCGGTCGCGGAGAACCGCCCCCTCGCCGACACCGCCGTCGCGCTGGCCTACCCGATCGCCGACGTCGTGCTGTGCACCGTCACCGTCCTGACCCTCGCCCAGACCCGCGAGAAGCCGCTGCTCTGGACGCTGCTCGGGCTGTCGATGGCCGGGATGACCACGTCGGACGTGATGTTCTCCTACGCCACGGCCGACGGCACCTACCTCACCGGCTCGCCCGTCGACTGGGGCTGGTGGGCGGCGTTCCTGCTCCTCGGCACGGCCGGGTCGCTCATCACCGGGGCGCGCCAGACGCCGCGGCCGCCGGTGCGCCCGACCGTCGCGCGGGCCGGGCTGCTCCCCTACCTCCCGCTGGGCGCCGCGGTCGTCGTCGCCTCCGCCCAGTCGGCGTCGGGCCGCACGCTCGGGCCGTTCGCGGTCGGGCTGATCTCGGCGCTGGTCGCGCTCGTCCTGATCCGCCAGTACGCCACCATCCGCGACAACGAGGCGCTGGCCCGGACCGTCCAGGAGCGCGAGAACGAGCTCCACGACCTGGCGTTCCACGACGGGCTCACCGGCCTGGCCAACCGGGCGCTGTTCCTGGACCGCCTCGGCCACGCCCTCGACCTCTCGGCCCGCGACCAGCGGCCCGTGTCGGTGGTGTTCCTCGACCTCGACGGCTTCAAGTCCGTCAACGACAGCCTGGGCCACGCCATGGGCGACGCGCTGCTCGTGCGGGTCGCCGAGCGCCTGCGCGGGCGGGTGCGCGCCGCCGACACCCTCGCGCGCCTGGGCGGCGACGAGTTCGCGGTGCTGGTGGAGCAGGGCCCGCTCGACGGGCACGACGCCACCACCGTCGCGCGGTCGCTGCTCGAGGCGTTCGCCGCGCCGTTCCAGATCGACGGGCGCACGGTCACGGTGTCGGCGAGCATCGGCGTCGCGACCGAGGAGCCCGGCGCCGACCCGCCCGGTCCCGAGCAGGCCGCCACGCTGCTGCACCGCGCCGACGTGGCGATGTACGCGGTCAAGGACGCCGGCCGCGGCGGCGGGGTCCTCGTGCACTCGCCGTCGCTGGGCCGGGGGAACCGCCGGGACGGCCACGCGCTGCACCGGGCCTTCGCCGACGCGCTCGACCAGGGTCTGGTGCGCCCGGTGTTCCAGCCGGTCGTCGATCCGGCCACGGGGCGCATCGGGGCGCTGGAGGCGCTCGCCCGGTGGACGCACGAGGGCGTCGAGGTCCCGCCCACGACGTTCGTGCCGCTCGCCGCGCGCGCCGGGCTGTCCGAGCACCTCACGCGGCTGATGCTGGAGCAGTCCTGCGCGCAGCTCGCGCAGTGGAGCCGGGCGCTCGGGCACCGCAGGCTGCGGGTGGCCGTCAACGTCGACCCGACGGAGCTGACCGACGCCGCGATGCCCGCCCGCGTCGCCGAGCTGTTCGCCCGCCACGACCTCGCCCCGGGCCAGCTCGCGCTGGAGATCACCGAGAGCACGATGACCTACCGCCCGGAGACGGCGCTGGACGTGCTCAACGACCTGCGCGCCGTCGGCGTCCGCCTCGCCCTCGACGACTTCGGCACCGGCTACTCGACGCTCGCGCGCCTGTCCAGCACGCCCGTCGACACCGTGAAGATCGACCGCTACTTCGTCGCCGACATCGACCACGACGCGCAGCGCAAGCGCTTCCTCGTGGGGCTGTTCGAGCTCACCCGCCACCTCGGGCTGCGCACCGTCGCCGAGGGCGTCGAACGACCCGGGCAGCTCCAGGAGCTGTGCCGCGTGGGCTGCGACCTGGTGCAGGGCCACCTGATCGGGCGCCCGGCGTCCGCCGAGGAGCTGACGCCGGTGGTGCTCGCCGAGCAGCCCGTCATCGACACGGACCTGCTCGGTCGCGTGGGGTGA